In one Salipiger abyssi genomic region, the following are encoded:
- a CDS encoding thioredoxin family protein yields the protein MAAIPPVCHFGWKAPGFSLPGTDGRRYGYADIAGPRGTLVMFICNHCPYVLAVLDRIIRDARDLQALGIGVVAISANDAEAYPQDSFENMKRMAEERGFPFPYLYDAAQGVARAYDAACTPDFFGFDAGGGLQYRGRLDASRREAGPADLRRDLYEAMKQVAETGHGPREQIPSMGCSIKWKSA from the coding sequence ATGGCCGCGATCCCGCCCGTCTGTCATTTCGGCTGGAAGGCGCCGGGCTTTTCCCTGCCCGGCACCGATGGCCGCCGCTACGGCTATGCGGATATCGCCGGCCCCAGGGGCACGCTGGTGATGTTCATCTGCAATCACTGCCCCTATGTGCTGGCGGTGCTCGACCGGATCATCCGCGACGCGCGCGACCTGCAGGCGCTCGGCATCGGTGTCGTGGCGATCTCGGCCAACGATGCCGAGGCCTATCCGCAGGACAGTTTCGAGAACATGAAACGCATGGCGGAGGAGCGCGGCTTTCCCTTCCCCTATCTTTATGACGCGGCGCAGGGCGTCGCACGCGCCTACGATGCCGCCTGCACGCCGGATTTCTTCGGCTTCGACGCGGGCGGCGGGCTGCAATATCGCGGCCGGCTCGACGCCTCGCGCCGCGAGGCCGGCCCGGCGGATCTGCGCCGCGATCTCTACGAGGCGATGAAACAGGTGGCCGAGACCGGCCATGGCCCGAGAGAGCAGATCCCCTCCATGGGCTGCTCGATCAAGTGGAAATCCGCCTGA